GATGCAAACAGCAATGTTAACAAACATATATAAAGTAGTATATGTATTTAGCAGCACAAGCGAGCCCATATCTTACATACATTTTGAGAATCTATAGATATTTTGATGGGACAGCTTGTTTTGTTCTTTATAAATTTATTACAACTTCCATATTTAATCTatagaattatatataaataagataGTTCAAACTactgcaaagaaaacaaaaataaataaaaaaacaacacacaaacaGTAAACAACTGCCAGCATTATACACCCACACGGTGCAGTATACACACACCTTGTACTGGTAGTTAGCGCTCTTCTTGTTCCAGGGGTCTGGGTTGTTTTTCTTGTCCCAGCTTAAAGACAAAAACACAAGTCTTAAGTGCCATAAAAACAGAAATGGATCATATTACGAAAGAATTTATGATCAACTTACGCAATTTCAGGGCTTGTCAATGCCACTCGAATAGCGTAGGCGGCCGAACCGACGGCCCCCAATCCCACGAACACGAACAGAGGGATTAACTACAAAACACGAGACCCCCGTCACAACTCCTCAATGTGGAAGGCGGAGGAGAAAACAGATTGCAGTAGATGTAGAAGCGGTAAATATACACAAGTGTTCAGTGCTTTAAATGAGCCACATAATGTAGATTCCCAGCTAAATGAGATTTAGATTTAGCTGTATGCTGGAAGGGAAGCTGAGTGTGCAAAGATTGTGccatataaatgaaaatataaccTGGCTATATGAAGGGAGAGCCGTCAATGTCACCTCAAGCAAAGCAGGACTTAGTGACCTTGACATAAAGTCCAGCTGAGGAACATTCATAATTTGGAATACAGGGTCAAGAAGTTCTTTTAGCAAGTTTTACATGACACCGTCTTCTATCAGGTTGTCTGTGCAACAGAAATACTACAGGACTGAGCCCGGCATATGACCTGTCTACGATAAGATCCACAATCATCAGGATAAATCTTGTTTTATTTACAAGCTCAATGCAACTTGGCTCTAATGTAAGACGATCAACACCCTGAGCTACGTGCAGAGAGAAGCACAGGCCCCACGTGACACAGAACATGCAGGAAGTATGTAGTACACACACTAAATACACAGACATGGTTACTATttaattaaagcttcagtgtcaGTTAACTTACAATAATTTAAAAGTGCGTGATGATACTTTCTagatcagtggattccaaacttttttcagttcaaggcacccttagggtctccaaaaaattttgcAAGGCgcccttaagccaaaataatgaCCAAGTAGTCTCCCTGCCTTGCTGATCACTCACTGGCCCTGACTGAGGCACcactgtgagatctccaaggcaccccagggagccctgggggcacagtttgggaaccactgttctagATGGTCATCTGCCCTCTATAACTATGACCTCCAACATGACACTGTCTAAATATAGCAACACTAatcaacaaaaatattaaatatcccATATCTCTGGTCATCCCATACATGACCACAGGAGATAATACTAATATAAAGACATAAAGCTGATGGGACCATGGAAGTTAGGAGGTTACCAGACAAATTGGGACATTAAGAGGACAGTCTGTAGGACATGGAGGGCGTCTAATGGGAAGTGGGGACATATGATGTAAGGGTCACAGAGGGCGCAGAACTCCATGCAGTGATCACCCCCCTATAACTGGCCACATGCACAGTACAACCCCTCAGGGCCAGTAGTCCTGGATGGTGGACACTGAGGGTTATAATACAGCTGAGGAGGCTGCTATGTGCTCAGAGGCTCCTGATTGCTAGCTCTGTGGCCAAGCCTCGCTTACTGCACCAGGACTCATGTCTGTatcattagactgtaagctcttcggGTCAGGGACATCTACCACACTGCGTCATTAGGGCATGGAGCAGGTattacatggggagggggctccCCCGGCCCGGGGCAGGGGGTACAGGGGGGTAGAGGGGTACGGGGTACTCACGCTGGGGTGCTTCCTCCCATGGGCGAGCATCGTACGGAACATGATGGCGGCTTCTGAGATTCCTGCACTGAGCACAATGTCACCAGTACACAGCGAGGACCCCTGTGACGTCACCGGGGCTGTCCTAGGTACTGCCTGCACAGATCCTGGTTACCTACAGCCCCATTATATATACATcccaatatatacacattatatacacatatccCTATTATATACAGTTTCTATGTCCCTCtagcatatacattatatatatatatatatatatatatatatatatatatatataatacacatctatctatctatctatatataaccTTCCATCAGGCTCTTCCCATGTCATACAGATTTTATATCCACTtgcacatatataatatttatttatacatattacacaGGACTCTACATGGAGGTAACATAcaatgggtttcctccgggtgctccggtttcctccccacactccaaaaacatactggtaggttaattggctgctatcaaattgacccctaGTCTGtgcttctgtctgtctgtgtgttaaggg
Above is a genomic segment from Mixophyes fleayi isolate aMixFle1 chromosome 11, aMixFle1.hap1, whole genome shotgun sequence containing:
- the COXFA4 gene encoding cytochrome c oxidase subunit NDUFA4, translating into MFRTMLAHGRKHPSLIPLFVFVGLGAVGSAAYAIRVALTSPEIAWDKKNNPDPWNKKSANYQYKFYNETIDYKNLKKDRPDF